A single genomic interval of Sinorhizobium garamanticum harbors:
- a CDS encoding LysR family transcriptional regulator — MSRLSVNRSGEMEVFAKAVELGGFSPAARHFRMTPSAVSKLVLRLEDRLGVRLVNRSTRRLQLTPEGCTFYERTARILADIEEAERCAAGGEMPTGRVRLNVSASFATHILMPLLPEFRERFPAVSLDIVQTDAVVDLMEARADIAIRSGPLKSSALIARKLGATRMVIVAAPSYLDLYGTPSSAEELAVHNRLGFCYARAVDGWPIQSGRETIVLPASGTLQVSDGEGLRHLALAGAGLARLAEFTVRADIDAGRLVPVLEDLNPGDLEEIHAVFLGQGGALPARIRAVLDFLARNARVAPEPVAQAGDHQASVEIASA; from the coding sequence ATGTCTCGACTTTCGGTCAATCGTTCAGGGGAAATGGAGGTTTTCGCCAAGGCGGTCGAACTCGGCGGCTTCTCGCCGGCAGCCCGCCATTTCCGCATGACGCCTTCGGCGGTCAGCAAACTCGTTCTTCGGCTCGAGGATCGGCTCGGCGTCCGCCTCGTCAACCGGTCCACGCGGCGGCTGCAACTGACGCCGGAGGGCTGTACCTTTTACGAGCGCACCGCCCGCATCCTCGCCGACATCGAGGAGGCCGAACGTTGTGCGGCCGGGGGCGAGATGCCGACGGGTCGGGTCCGGCTGAATGTCAGCGCTTCCTTCGCAACCCATATCCTGATGCCGCTCCTGCCGGAATTCCGGGAGCGCTTTCCCGCGGTCTCGCTCGACATCGTCCAGACCGACGCGGTGGTCGACCTGATGGAGGCGCGTGCTGATATCGCGATCCGTTCAGGGCCACTGAAGAGTTCGGCGCTGATTGCTCGCAAACTCGGCGCCACGCGAATGGTGATTGTGGCGGCGCCCTCCTATCTCGATCTGTACGGAACGCCCTCGAGCGCTGAAGAGCTCGCGGTCCATAACCGTCTCGGCTTCTGCTACGCGCGCGCCGTCGACGGCTGGCCGATCCAATCCGGCAGAGAAACGATCGTGCTGCCGGCTTCCGGGACGCTGCAAGTGAGCGACGGCGAGGGATTGCGCCACCTCGCCCTTGCTGGCGCCGGTTTGGCGAGGCTTGCGGAATTCACCGTGCGCGCCGACATTGACGCCGGGCGGCTCGTTCCCGTGCTGGAAGACTTGAATCCCGGCGATCTGGAAGAGATTCATGCCGTCTTCCTCGGCCAGGGCGGGGCGCTTCCCGCGCGTATTCGGGCTGTCCTCGATTTTCTCGCCAGAAATGCCCGCGTGGCGCCGGAGCCGGTTGCGCAGGCGGGCGATCACCAGGCAAGCGTCGAGATAGCTTCGGCGTGA
- a CDS encoding VOC family protein, whose product MTGQHGKFVWYELMTTDTKAAQTFYENVIGWRGSDAGMPGMEYTLFSVGDRHVAGLMTMPEGALEMKIPPAWLGYVAVDDVDAAAAKLAADGGNVHRAPDDIPGVGRFAIVTDPHGAVFALFKGTSEEPPALEQMAPGNVGWHELMAGDLDTAFPFYSNLFGWTKDQAMDMGDMGTYQIFAWNGTQIGGMMTKPKDVPAPYWLYYFNVEALDAAIERAKAGGAKIVLEPMEVPGGSWIVQCTDPQGALFALVAPKR is encoded by the coding sequence ATGACGGGTCAGCATGGGAAATTCGTCTGGTACGAACTGATGACGACCGACACGAAGGCCGCCCAAACTTTCTACGAGAACGTGATCGGCTGGCGCGGCAGCGATGCCGGTATGCCGGGCATGGAATACACGCTGTTCTCCGTCGGTGATCGGCATGTGGCGGGACTGATGACGATGCCCGAGGGCGCGCTCGAGATGAAGATCCCGCCGGCCTGGCTCGGCTATGTCGCCGTCGATGACGTCGACGCGGCCGCTGCCAAGCTCGCCGCCGATGGCGGCAATGTTCACCGCGCTCCCGACGACATCCCGGGCGTCGGCCGCTTCGCCATCGTCACCGATCCGCATGGCGCCGTGTTCGCGCTCTTCAAGGGAACGAGCGAGGAGCCCCCGGCGCTTGAGCAGATGGCGCCCGGCAACGTCGGCTGGCACGAGTTGATGGCCGGCGACCTCGATACCGCCTTCCCCTTCTATTCCAACCTGTTCGGCTGGACCAAGGATCAGGCGATGGATATGGGCGATATGGGCACCTATCAGATCTTCGCCTGGAACGGCACGCAGATCGGCGGCATGATGACCAAGCCGAAGGACGTTCCCGCCCCCTATTGGCTCTATTATTTCAACGTCGAGGCGCTGGATGCCGCGATCGAGCGGGCAAAAGCCGGCGGCGCGAAGATCGTCCTTGAGCCCATGGAAGTGCCAGGCGGCTCCTGGATCGTCCAATGCACCGATCCGCAGGGCGCCCTTTTTGCACTCGTCGCACCGAAACGTTGA
- a CDS encoding aldo/keto reductase → MEYRRLGSSGLKVPALSFGAGTFGGKGPLFGAWGTTDDAEARRLIDICLEAGVNLFDTADVYSDGASEEVLGAAIKGRRAKVILSTKMSLPMGDGPNDAGSSRSRLIDGVDAALKRLGTDYIDLMQLHAFDAGTPIEEVLSTLDVLVRAGKLRYVGVSNFSGWQLMKSLALAERHGYPRYVANQVYYSLAGRDYEWELMPLGLDQGVGALVWSPLGWGRLTGKIRRGEPWPEGSRLHDTAAFGPPVDDEKLYDIVEVLDALAEETGRTVPQIAINWLLQRPTVSSVIIGARNENQLRQNLGAVGWSLTADQMARLDEVSASTAPYPHFPYYRQEGFARINSPPV, encoded by the coding sequence ATGGAATATCGACGGCTTGGCTCGTCTGGCTTGAAGGTTCCGGCGCTGAGCTTCGGAGCAGGCACCTTCGGCGGCAAGGGTCCGCTCTTCGGCGCCTGGGGCACGACGGATGACGCGGAGGCGCGCCGCCTTATCGACATCTGCCTCGAGGCGGGCGTCAACCTCTTCGACACTGCGGATGTCTATTCGGATGGCGCCTCGGAGGAAGTGCTCGGCGCGGCGATCAAGGGACGACGGGCAAAGGTTATTCTTTCCACCAAGATGTCGCTGCCAATGGGCGATGGTCCGAACGACGCCGGCTCATCCCGCTCGCGTCTCATCGACGGTGTCGATGCGGCGCTGAAACGCCTCGGAACCGATTATATCGACCTCATGCAATTGCACGCTTTCGATGCAGGAACGCCGATCGAAGAGGTGCTCTCGACACTCGACGTCTTGGTGCGCGCAGGCAAGCTCCGTTATGTCGGCGTCTCCAATTTCTCCGGCTGGCAGCTGATGAAGTCGCTCGCGCTTGCCGAGAGGCATGGTTATCCCCGTTACGTCGCCAACCAGGTCTACTATTCGCTGGCCGGCCGCGACTATGAGTGGGAACTGATGCCACTCGGGCTCGACCAGGGTGTCGGGGCGCTCGTCTGGAGCCCGCTGGGCTGGGGCCGGCTCACGGGCAAAATCCGCCGCGGCGAGCCGTGGCCGGAAGGAAGCCGGCTGCACGACACCGCCGCCTTCGGACCGCCGGTCGACGATGAAAAACTCTACGACATCGTTGAGGTGCTCGATGCCTTGGCGGAAGAAACCGGCAGGACAGTGCCACAGATCGCCATCAACTGGCTTCTGCAACGGCCGACCGTTTCGAGCGTCATCATCGGCGCCCGCAACGAAAATCAACTCCGTCAGAATCTCGGTGCTGTCGGCTGGTCGCTTACTGCCGACCAGATGGCGCGCCTCGACGAGGTGAGCGCCTCGACGGCGCCCTATCCGCATTTCCCCTATTACCGGCAGGAAGGCTTTGCCCGCATCAACTCTCCACCAGTTTGA
- a CDS encoding DUF1579 domain-containing protein produces the protein MKAEPQEEHRWLEQLLGEWEVMSQPSTDAGQSQAPWTENVRSMQGLWVVCEGQGTMPDGRIGQSLMTLGFNPETNRYVGTWVGSMMTHMWIYDGVLEDDGKTLTLNCEGPDFDRPGRSARYQDVITVIDGDHRRLTARVQTEDGNWKEIMAAEYRRR, from the coding sequence ATGAAGGCGGAACCGCAGGAGGAGCACCGCTGGCTGGAACAGCTGCTCGGTGAATGGGAAGTCATGTCGCAGCCCTCAACCGACGCCGGCCAGTCGCAAGCTCCATGGACCGAAAACGTTCGCTCGATGCAGGGCCTCTGGGTTGTCTGCGAAGGACAAGGCACGATGCCGGACGGCCGCATCGGCCAGTCCTTGATGACTCTTGGCTTCAACCCTGAGACGAACCGCTACGTCGGCACCTGGGTCGGCTCCATGATGACGCATATGTGGATCTATGACGGCGTCCTCGAAGACGACGGCAAGACCCTCACACTCAACTGTGAGGGGCCGGACTTCGACAGACCCGGCAGGTCCGCTAGATATCAGGACGTAATAACTGTCATCGACGGCGACCATCGTAGGCTGACTGCCCGTGTCCAGACCGAAGACGGGAACTGGAAGGAGATCATGGCCGCGGAATATCGCCGACGCTAA
- a CDS encoding DUF899 domain-containing protein, which yields MRPHHAVVSREEWLKARKSLLALEKEHTHFRDRINAERQALPWVRMDKSYVFETLAGPKTLPELFDGRSQLVVYHFMLGADWEAGCPSCSFLADHFAGMLPHLNHHDVTLIAASNAPLAKIEAYRKRMGWHFPWVSAQGNGFNSDFHVSFTPAELAGDKVVYNFTEIDSGEAYEELPGLSAFYKDEDGTVYHTYSTYARGLEELVGTFMLLDRAPKGRNEGTIMDFVRRHDEYEETPRQSASV from the coding sequence ATGAGACCACACCACGCCGTCGTCTCGCGCGAGGAATGGCTGAAGGCGCGCAAATCGCTTCTCGCCCTGGAGAAGGAACACACCCACTTCCGAGACCGGATCAATGCCGAGCGTCAGGCTCTGCCCTGGGTCAGGATGGACAAATCCTATGTCTTCGAAACGCTTGCCGGCCCCAAGACATTGCCGGAGCTTTTCGACGGGCGCAGCCAGCTCGTCGTCTATCACTTCATGCTTGGAGCAGACTGGGAAGCCGGCTGCCCGAGCTGCTCCTTCCTGGCCGACCACTTCGCCGGCATGCTGCCGCATCTCAATCATCACGACGTCACCCTGATTGCGGCTTCGAATGCGCCGCTCGCCAAGATCGAAGCCTATCGCAAACGAATGGGCTGGCACTTCCCGTGGGTGTCGGCCCAAGGCAACGGCTTCAACAGCGACTTCCATGTGTCCTTCACGCCCGCCGAACTCGCGGGCGACAAGGTCGTCTACAATTTCACCGAAATCGACAGCGGCGAGGCCTACGAAGAGCTTCCCGGGCTCAGCGCCTTCTATAAGGACGAGGACGGCACCGTCTATCATACCTATTCCACCTATGCCCGCGGCCTGGAGGAACTCGTCGGCACCTTCATGCTGCTCGATCGGGCACCGAAGGGCCGGAACGAAGGCACGATCATGGACTTCGTCCGGCGCCACGACGAATACGAAGAGACGCCCAGGCAAAGCGCCTCAGTTTGA